A region from the Drosophila bipectinata strain 14024-0381.07 chromosome 3R, DbipHiC1v2, whole genome shotgun sequence genome encodes:
- the Unc50 gene encoding protein unc-50 homolog, giving the protein MSQYSHVKYTQSPTPSVVSGYSSASRLHSPLPPPVNHRKDCLSATTKSYKYLRRLLKFNQMDFEFALWQMIYLFVAPQKVYRNFNYRKQTKSQFARDDPAFLVLLVICLCVTSLGFAYVLGLSFWQSISFIFYVVFVDCIFVGIIIASFFWAVSNRYLRTNSLEPDIEWGYAFDVHLNAFFPPLMLLHFIQLFFYNWLISQTWFISRFLGNTFWLLAMGYYVYITFLGYNCIPHLKNTRIILIALPVIFLLYLVVTIIGWNATISFVNFYKYRVY; this is encoded by the exons atgagTCAATATAGCCACGTTAAGTATACTCAGTCGCCAACGCCGTCTGTGGTCTCCGGCTACTCCAGCGCCTCGCGGCTCCattcgccgctgccgccgccggtCAACCACCGAAAAGACTGCCTGTCGGCGACGACCAAAAGCTATAAGTATCTGAGACGACTGCTAAAGTTTAACCAAATGGACTTCGAGTTTGCTCTGTGGCAGATGATTTATCTCTTCGTGGCGCCCCAAAAGGTCTACAGGAACTTCAACTACCGAAAACAAACCAAATCTCAGTTCGCCCGCGACGACCCAGCTTTCTTGGTGCTATTGGTGATCTGTCTATGTG TCACATCTCTGGGATTCGCCTATGTATTGGGACTCTCTTTCTGGCAGAGCATTTCCTTCATCTTCTACGTGGTCTTTGTGGACTGCATCTTTGTGGGCATCATCATCGCCTCCTTCTTTTGGGCAGTTTCGAACCGGTATCTTCGAACAAACAGCCTGGAGCCGGATATTGAATGGGGATATGCCTTCGACGTGCACCTGAACGCCTTTTTTCCGCCTTTGATGCTGTTGCACTTCATTCAGCTATTCTTTTACAATTGGCTTATCAGCCAGACGTGGTTTATTTCACGGTTCCTGGGCAACACGTTTTGGCTGCTGGCTATGGGCTACTATGTGTACATCACCTTCCTGGGATACAATT GCATTCCTCATCTGAAAAACACACGCATCATACTCATTGCGTTACCAGTCATCTTCCTCCTCTACCTAGTCGTCACAATTATTGGTTGGAACGCCACGATATCCTTTGTAAATTTCTACAAGTACCGCGTTTATTAA
- the mRpL19 gene encoding large ribosomal subunit protein bL19m yields the protein MNVSTRLLINRLGKQCGLSRIVTFSTKSAEHAAANAVETQKEQKTKEAPASNAAEASVPIRKPIIPANYRFIYPEFLPDPKIEWRNPIREKLERMDMLDRRRQIDLPEFYVGSIMAVTSSDPHAEGKVSRFVGICIHRDGCGLRARFILRNVIDHQGIEVIYELYDPTLQKVEVLRLEKRLDDSLFYLRDALPEYSTFDENMEPEQLEEGAPVPVNDIKVVLRPRPWLERWERQNLRGVANIDQYLKDKHRKSAARVQKPWEKYDLMKQYRATIPEEEQTEIFAEVYTELHAQELQRKRNKRKRTFVKPKQLA from the exons atgaacGTGAGCACTCGATTGTTGATAAATAGACTGGGAAAACAATGCGGCCTCAGTCGAATTG TTACATTTTCCACAAAATCGGCGGAACATGCTGCCGCGAATGCCGTAGAAACACAAAAGGAGCAGAAGACTAAGGAAGCACCAGCTTCTAATGCCGCGGAAGCATCAGTTCCTATCCGAAAACCTATTATACCAGCCAATTATCGGTTCATATACCCGGAGTTTTTGCCTGATCCCAAGATAGAATGGCGGAATCCGATCCGCGAAAAGCTTGAACGCATGGACATGTTGGACCGGCGCCGACAAATTGACCTGCCAGAGTTTTATGTTGGCTCCATTATGGCGGTGACTAGTTCCGATCCGCACGCAGAGGGAAAGGTTAGTCGTTTCGTGGGTATCTGCATCCATCGGGATGGCTGTGGACTGCGCGCACGCTTCATTCTCCGAAACGTGATTGATCACCAAGGAATAGAAGTGATCTATGAGCTGTACGATCCCACCCTCCAAAAGGTGGAAGTTTTGCGTTTGGAAAAGCGCCTGGATGACAGTCTCTTTTATTTGCGAGATGCTCTTCCGGAATACAGTACTTTCGACGAAAACATGGAGCCCGAGCAGTTGGAGGAGGGCGCGCCTGTCCCGGTTAATGACATTAAGGTAGTGCTACGTCCGCGCCCTTGGCTTGAACGCTGGGAGCGTCAAAATTTGCGTGGAGTCGCCAACATTGATCAGTATCTGAAGGACAAACATCGTAAGTCTGCCGCCAGAGTGCAGAAGCCGTGGGAGAAATATGATTTGATGAAACAGTACCGCGCCACAATACCCGAGGAGGAACAGACAGAGATCTTCGCTGAAGTGTACACCGAACTCCACGCCCAGGAGCTTCAGCGCAAGCGAAACAAGCGGAAGCGTACCTTTGTTAAACCAAAGCAACTGGCGTAA
- the Rfk gene encoding putative riboflavin kinase, producing MLSQLLPVYVGGTIVRGFGRGSKELGIPTANFPLEVVKALPDSLPTGAYYGWANVNNGEVHKMVLSIGWNPFYNNKEKSVETHMLHDFNCDLYGETLKICIVGYLRPERSFESLQELIDAIQADIAKAKVLLDEPEKAKLKESCYFTENPCREK from the exons ATGTTAAGCCAACTACTCCCGGTCTACGTTGGGGGCACGATTGTACGGGGATTCGGACGAGGCTCCAAAGAGCTGGGCATTCCAACAG CTAATTTTCCGCTTGAGGTGGTGAAAGCCCTGCCCGATTCCCTCCCAACGGGCGCCTACTACGGCTGGGCCAACGTAAACAACGGAGAAGTTCACAAAATGGTGCTTAGCATAGGCTGGAATCCGTTCTACAATAACAAGGAGAAGAGCGTGGAGACACACATGCTGCATGACTTTAACTGCGACCTTTACGGCGAAACTCTCAAGATATGCATTGTAGGCTACCTGCGACCGGAGCGGAGCTTCGAATCGCTTCAAGAACTGATAGACGCCATCCAGGCGGATATCGCGAAGGCCAAAGTGCTGCTGGATGAGCCGGAGAAAGCCAAACTGAAAGAGTCTTGTTATTTTACCGAGAATCCCTGCCGTGAGAAATAA
- the Prat gene encoding amidophosphoribosyltransferase encodes MDQRAEQQHQHVRVVEQQQQQKQQVEPAGEVEPVTCDTLSISASKELTGLTHECGVFGAIACGDWPTQIDIAHVICLGLVALQHRGQESAGIATSEGKCSKNFNVHKGMGMISTLFNDDSMKKLRGNLGIGHTRYSTAGASEVVNCQPFVVHTAHGAMALAHNGELVNNESLRREVLARGVGLSTHSDSELIAQSLCCAPEDVSELDGPNWPARIRHFMTLAPLSYSLVIMLTDKIYAVRDTYGNRPLCIGKIVPINAGHGNRADTPADGWVVSSESCGFLSIGARYVREVEPGEIVELTRSGYRTVDIVERPDFKRMAFCIFEYVYFARGDSIFEGQMVYTVRLQCGRQLWREAPVEADIVSSVPESGTAAAHGYARESGLEFAEVLCRNRYVGRTFIQPSTRLRQLGVAKKFGALSENVAGKRLVLIDDSIVRGNTIGPIIKLLRDAGAKEVHIRIASPPLQYPCYMGINIPTREELIANKLDANQLARHVGADSLAYLSVEGLVEAVQLKNQAGGDGKSKPTGHCTACLTGQYPGGLPDELSW; translated from the coding sequence ATGGATCAGCGTGCagaacaacaacatcagcatGTGCGCGTGGtcgagcaacagcaacaacaaaagcaacaggtGGAACCAGCTGGGGAGGTGGAACCAGTAACCTGCGATACCCTATCGATCTCGGCCAGCAAGGAACTAACAGGTTTGACCCACGAGTGCGGGGTGTTTGGAGCGATTGCTTGCGGGGATTGGCCGACGCAGATCGATATTGCTCACGTGATCTGCCTTGGACTGGTGGCCTTGCAGCACCGTGGGCAGGAATCCGCGGGTATAGCCACCAGTGAAGGAAAGTGCTCAAAAAATTTCAACGTTCACAAAGGAATGGGCATGATCAGTACCCTCTTTAATGATGACTCGATGAAGAAGTTGCGTGGAAATCTGGGTATAGGGCACACTCGCTACTCCACAGCAGGAGCTTCGGAAGTGGTCAACTGTCAGCCCTTCGTGGTGCACACTGCTCACGGAGCCATGGCCCTTGCTCACAACGGCGAGCTGGTCAACAACGAATCTCTGCGGCGCGAGGTCTTGGCCCGAGGTGTGGGCTTGTCAACCCACAGTGACAGTGAGCTCATTGCCCAATCCCTTTGCTGCGCTCCCGAGGATGTTTCCGAACTAGACGGACCTAACTGGCCGGCCAGGATCCGGCACTTTATGACGCTGGCTCCTCTCTCTTATTCGCTGGTTATCATGCTCACGGATAAAATTTACGCAGTCAGAGATACCTATGGAAATAGACCATTGTGCATTGGAAAGATCGTTCCCATCAATGCTGGCCATGGAAACAGAGCGGATACCCCGGCTGATGGTTGGGTGGTGTCCAGCGAGAGCTGTGGCTTCCTGTCCATTGGAGCCAGGTATGTTCGCGAAGTGGAACCCGGAGAGATTGTGGAGCTGACGAGAAGTGGCTATCGCACTGTCGACATCGTAGAGCGTCCAGATTTCAAGCGCATGGCCTTTTGCATCTTCGAGTACGTGTACTTTGCTCGCGGAGACAGCATTTTTGAAGGTCAAATGGTGTACACTGTCAGACTACAGTGTGGTCGGCAGTTGTGGCGGGAGGCTCCCGTCGAGGCGGATATCGTGAGCTCAGTTCCCGAGTCTGGAACGGCGGCGGCACATGGTTATGCGCGCGAGTCGGGCCTGGAGTTTGCTGAGGTTCTCTGCAGGAATCGTTACGTGGGCCGGACTTTTATCCAGCCATCAACCAGATTGCGGCAACTGGGAGTGGCAAAGAAGTTCGGAGCTCTATCTGAGAACGTTGCTGGAAAGAGATTGGTGTTGATAGATGACTCAATCGTGCGGGGAAACACCATTGGGCCGATCATCAAGCTGCTGCGGGATGCTGGAGCGAAGGAGGTGCACATTCGCATCGCTAGTCCGCCACTGCAGTACCCCTGCTATATGGGAATAAACATACCCACGCGTGAGGAGCTCATTGCTAACAAGCTGGACGCCAATCAGTTGGCTCGTCACGTAGGCGCTGACAGCCTGGCTTATCTCAGCGTGGAGGGTCTAGTAGAAGCGGTCCAACTGAAGAATCAAGCTGGCGGGGATGGCAAGTCCAAACCTACTGGCCACTGCACCGCCTGCCTCACTGGACAATATCCGGGTGGGTTGCCTGACGAGCTGAGCTGGTAA
- the Taf7 gene encoding transcription initiation factor TFIID subunit 7, with translation MFEKKSEKGKQADYKPREDGVELESQFILRVPKELADNVHDAINSGNIKDRLTIQLDQDLRYGEVRLDDQLLYAKLVDLPTVVESYKTIDNKSFYKSADICQLLICKEEPEDDTEKESPNKNKKKDPNKVDKKYLFPHGITPPCKNVRKRRFRKTLKKKNVEAPEIEKEVKHLLRIDNEAVRVDYEIINEEEKPMDDLEQSDIKPFNDVDDYIPDETPAHSKVKVEKTMKRDINVESDEDDSNNFGAHRAPNMGVAEHDIFGEEVSTTDDEDEPDRTNTTMQRRELEESSRLSADDSRMSDFFGGTSAGTSGMKMGQNEFTKSMFSQEASSPKLSAAGSSSNLAAPGGFFENQMLKREEFENLEFMEEPQYTQQQVREKINQLTRQISELKAQQSQKSTEIASIQNATLKSRMQETLDNLYTQVIERELELKDFENMLES, from the exons atgtttgaaaaaaagAGTGAAAAGGGAAAGCAGGCGGACTATAAGCCGCGAGAAGATGGCGTTGAGCTAGAGAGTCAGTTCATCCTGCGAGTTCCAAAG GAGCTCGCAGATAACGTTCACGATGCCATAAATTCCGGAAACATAAAAGATCGACTGACTATCCAACTTGACCAAGATCTGCGATACGGAGAAGTGAGATTAGATGATCAACTGCTATACGCCAAGCTAGTGGACCTGCCTACCGTCGTTGAGAGCTACAAGACCATCGACAACAAGAGTTTTTATAAATCCGCTGACATCTGCCAATTACTTATTTGTAAAGAAGAACCTGAAGATGACACGGAAAAGGAGtcgccaaacaaaaacaaaaagaaagacCCAAACAAAGTggacaaaaagtatcttttCCCTCATGGAATAACTCCTCCTTGTAAAAATGTAAGAAAACGTCGGTTTCGAAAGACTCTAAAGAAAAAGAACGTAGAAGCTCCCGAAATTGAGAAGGAAGTGAAGCATCTTCTCCGAATTGACAATGAAGCTGTGCGGGTAGACTATGAAATCATTAATGAGGAAGAGAAGCCCATGGACGATCTTGAACAGTCGGATATTAAGCCATTTAACGACGTGGACGACTACATTCCTGATGAGACACCTGCGCACTCCAAGGTTAAAGTAGAGAAGACTATGAAAAGAGATATTAATGTTGAATCGGATGAGGACGACTCCAACAACTTTGGAGCTCATCGAGCACCTAATATGGGCGTGGCTGAGCACGATATCTTTGGCGAAGAAGTGTCCACCACCGACGACGAAGATGAGCCGGATCGCACGAACACTACAATGCAGCGTCGGGAGTTGGAGGAATCCTCTCGTCTCTCTGCTGATGATTCGCGCATGTCTGATTTCTTTGGTGGCACCAGTGCTGGAACCAGTGGCATGAAAATGGGCCAGAACGAATTCACCAAATCCATGTTTAGCCAAGAGGCGAGTAGTCCAAAGCTCAGTGCCGCTGGTTCGAGTTCCAATCTGGCTGCCCCAGGTGGTTTCTTTGAGAATCAAATGCTGAAGCGGGAAGAATTTGAAAACCTTGAGTTTATGGAAGAGCCCCAGTACACCCAGCAGCAGGTACGCGAGAAGATCAACCAACTCACTCGACAGATAAGTGAGCTGAAAGCACAACAGTCTCAAAAGTCAACAGAAATCGCCTCCATTCAAAATGCCACGCTCAAGTCTCGTATGCAGGAAACTCTAGATAATCTCTATACTCAGGTCATCGAAAGAGAGCTAGAGCTTAAGGACTTTGAAAATATGCTGGAATCCTAA
- the EMC1 gene encoding ER membrane protein complex subunit 1 isoform X1, whose protein sequence is MMDKKFGAGLGFAVLLLVGACSALYEDQIKKFDWRAENVGKLQQSVVDLNHFQPRILLSTEEGVVASVNVKTGDLVWRQVLEQKPRGAIKLLQVSGFSDESSDTAAAPIGSNLGFDMLTVQGHAPALVRGWNSNLGAIEWEWSTMPLNTERAQEALWFYSHSVLYHVVPAWRSHLEVTAYFASSGHSTGSSSKVIASWITAESCLLCGSYYVCLDGKQLISIDLASKSGQVIRTTLESQPQGKLKALAGLSGVVIVDGKLISVNKDQSVCNSLQSSSYAVGSFNFRKIVVYADLASNILKINAVYLDNCSPVVELEQSLPFPEHFGTPQLNSFDCMHRKSGDGKGCLFLLSTSAESIVAVQQGKIRWSREESLANVIDSLFVDLPLADSEGTLEREMKGKAGDFKSFDRDIASAFLRRITTQAVQIRSLFLHVIGLGPPPTATQRAGLVRDSFGLHKMLVLLTQTGKIFGVDNISGKHHWQLYLPNVIGFDNAENMRLIVQRSAKHFPLQPLCTILAKDVANGNGVLYRFNPITGLAAEGGLLQLDYKIKQLSLLKETEKDFVRGILLLDASNEVHVYPQHATPLADGLYLYTADVKTAELYGYFVKYAGGKLSSTHIWNARLGGHNSEQQIIGVAAKNPIEHVHSQGRVLGDRSVLYKYINPNLVAFVTQAPDATHKSVLNLYLVDVVSGSVIFTMTHRKVRAPLSIVHSENWLAYSYFNEKVRRTEITTIELYEGKTQANSSVWSSLQAPPMPLVERQSYIIPTLVEVLRETITERGITNKHVLIGTASGSIVEMPWHLLDPRRPIASTTQGREEGAIPYIPELPLPTESYINYNQTVARLRNIYTAPSGLESTCLVVATGLDLFVTRVAPSKTFDLLKEDFDYILISIVLVALTSGSLIVKHLASRKLLKQAWK, encoded by the exons ATGATGGATAAAAAGTTTGGTGCCGGTCTAGGGTTCGCGGTCCTGCTTTTGGTGGGTGCCTGCTCGGCACTGTATGAAGACCAGATCAAGAAGTTCGACTG GCGAGCAGAGAATGTGGGAAAATTGCAGCAGTCGGTCGTCGACCTTAACCACTTCCAGCCACGAATCCTGCTAAGCACTGAGGAAGGAGTGGTAGCCAGTGTAAATGTTAAGACTGGTGATCTGGTATGGCGACAAGTTCTGGAGCAAAAGCCACGTGGAGCTATCAAGCTCCTACAAGTGAGCGGGTTTTCCGATGAAAGCAGCGACACTGCCGCTGCTCCAATTGGCAGCAATCTTGGCTTCGACATGCTAACAGTACAAGGACACGCGCCAGCTCTGGTGCGAGGGTGGAATAGCAACTTGGGTGCCATCGAGTGGGAATGGTCCACCATGCCCCTGAATACGGAACGCGCCCAGGAAGCGTTGTGGTTCTACAGCCATTCCGTGCTTTATCATGTAGTACCGGCTTGGCGAAGCCATCTTGAGGTCACCGCTTACTTTGCAAGCTCTGGCCATAGTACTGGTAGCAGTAGCAAAGTTATTGCATCTTGGATCACCGCAGAGTCATGCCTGCTCTGTGGCAGCTACTATGTTTGCTTAGATGGCAAGCAGCTGATCAGCATCGATCTGGCCTCGAAGAGCGGTCAGGTGATTCGTACAACGCTCGAGTCGCAGCCCCAAGGAAAACTGAAGGCCCTGGCG GGGCTCAGTGGCGTGGTTATTGTCGATGGAAAGTTAATTAGCGTGAACAAGGACCAATCTGTATGCAACAGCCTACAAAGTTCCAGCTATGCTGTAGGCAGCTTCAACTTCCGTAAAATTGTGGTTTATGCTGATCTTGCATCTAAC ATCCTCAAAATAAATGCTGTGTATCTTGACAACTGTTCGCCGGTGGTTGAGCTGGAACAGAGCTTACCTTTCCCCGAGCATTTCGGCACTCCCCAGCTCAACAGCTTCGATTGCATGCATCGTAAGAGCGGGGACGGTAAAGGATGTCTATTTCTCTTGAGCACCAGTGCCGAATCCATTGTCGCTGTGCAGCAAGGCAAGATCCGCTGGTCGCGCGAAGAATCCTTGGCTAATGTGATTGATTCTCTGTTTGTTGATCTACCTCTGGCTGATTCTGAGGGAACTTTGGAGAGAGAAATGAAGGGCAAAGCCG GggattttaaaagttttgatA GAGACATTGCTAGTGCCTTCTTAAGACGTATCACCACGCAAGCCGTTCAGATCAGAAGTTTGTTCCTTCATGTTATTGGCTTGGGTCCTCCACCCACTGCTACTCAGCGAGCCGGCCTCGTTCGCGACTCCTTTGGCCTTCACAAGATGCTAGTCTTGCTCACGCAAACTGGAAAGATTTTCGGCGTGGACAACATTTCGGGAAAGCACCACTGGCAGTTGTACCTTCCAAATGTCATAGGGTTCGATAACGCCGAAAATATGCGATTGATTGTTCAGAGATCGGCGAAACATTTTCCACTGCAGCCACTTTGCACTATTTTGGCAAAGGATGTC GCTAATGGAAATGGTGTTCTGTATCGCTTCAATCCAATTACTGGACTCGCCGCAGAGGGCGGATTACTTCAACTAGATTATAAAATCAAGCAGCTTTCATTGTTGAAAGAGACCGAAAAGGACTTTGTTAGGGGTATTCTATTATTAGATGCTTCTAACGAAGTTCATGTGTATCCTCAGCATGCCACGCCTTTG GCCGACGGTCTTTACCTTTATACTGCTGATGTTAAAACCGCCGAGCTGTATggttattttgtaaaatatgcGGGAGGG AAACTGTCCAGCACACACATTTGGAACGCTCGACTGGGAGGCCACAACTCCGAGCAGCAGATTATCGGAGTAGCTGCCAAGAACCCCATTGAACACGTCCACTCACAGGGACGTGTGCTCGGTGATCGTTCTGTTTTGTACAAGTATATTAATCCCAATCTGGTTGCGTTTGTCACTCAGGCGCCGGATGCCACCCACAAAT CCGTGCTTAACTTATACCTGGTTGATGTGGTCTCCGGCTCTGTGATTTTCACCATGACGCATCGCAAGGTGCGCGCTCCACTGAGCATTGTCCACTCAGAAAATTGGCTGGCCTACTCATACTTTAATGAGAAGGTTCGACGAACTGAGATCA CGACTATTGAACTGTATGAAGGAAAAACTCAGGCCAACAGCAGCGTCTGGAGCTCTTTGCAGGCTCCGCCAATGCCCCTTGTAGAGCGCCAGTCTTATATAATCCCTACCCTCGTTGAGGTCCTGAGGGAAACGATAACAGAGCGCGGAATTACCAACAAACATGTTTTGA TTGGCACTGCCAGCGGATCTATCGTTGAAATGCCATGGCACTTGTTGGATCCTCGACGGCCAATTGCTTCCACAACGCAGGGACGCGAAGAGGGCGCGATTCCCTATATACCCGAGTTGCCTTTGCCTACCGAGAGCTATATAAACTATAACCAGACGGTAGCACGCCTGCGTAACATTTATACCGCTCCCAGTGGTCTGGAGAGTACCTGTCTAGTCGTTGCCACCGGTTTGG ATTTGTTTGTTACGCGAGTGGCGCCATCAAAGACGTTCGATTTGTTGAAGGAGGACTTCGACTATATTCTAATTTCCATTGTGCTAGTCGCGCTCAcatcgggttcgctgattgtTAAGCATTTAGCTTCGCGTAAATTGCTCAAGCAGGCGTGGAAATAG
- the EMC1 gene encoding ER membrane protein complex subunit 1 isoform X2: protein MMDKKFGAGLGFAVLLLVGACSALYEDQIKKFDWRAENVGKLQQSVVDLNHFQPRILLSTEEGVVASVNVKTGDLVWRQVLEQKPRGAIKLLQVSGFSDESSDTAAAPIGSNLGFDMLTVQGHAPALVRGWNSNLGAIEWEWSTMPLNTERAQEALWFYSHSVLYHVVPAWRSHLEVTAYFASSGHSTGSSSKVIASWITAESCLLCGSYYVCLDGKQLISIDLASKSGQVIRTTLESQPQGKLKALAGLSGVVIVDGKLISVNKDQSVCNSLQSSSYAVGSFNFRKIVVYADLASNILKINAVYLDNCSPVVELEQSLPFPEHFGTPQLNSFDCMHRKSGDGKGCLFLLSTSAESIVAVQQGKIRWSREESLANVIDSLFVDLPLADSEGTLEREMKGKAGDIASAFLRRITTQAVQIRSLFLHVIGLGPPPTATQRAGLVRDSFGLHKMLVLLTQTGKIFGVDNISGKHHWQLYLPNVIGFDNAENMRLIVQRSAKHFPLQPLCTILAKDVANGNGVLYRFNPITGLAAEGGLLQLDYKIKQLSLLKETEKDFVRGILLLDASNEVHVYPQHATPLADGLYLYTADVKTAELYGYFVKYAGGKLSSTHIWNARLGGHNSEQQIIGVAAKNPIEHVHSQGRVLGDRSVLYKYINPNLVAFVTQAPDATHKSVLNLYLVDVVSGSVIFTMTHRKVRAPLSIVHSENWLAYSYFNEKVRRTEITTIELYEGKTQANSSVWSSLQAPPMPLVERQSYIIPTLVEVLRETITERGITNKHVLIGTASGSIVEMPWHLLDPRRPIASTTQGREEGAIPYIPELPLPTESYINYNQTVARLRNIYTAPSGLESTCLVVATGLDLFVTRVAPSKTFDLLKEDFDYILISIVLVALTSGSLIVKHLASRKLLKQAWK from the exons ATGATGGATAAAAAGTTTGGTGCCGGTCTAGGGTTCGCGGTCCTGCTTTTGGTGGGTGCCTGCTCGGCACTGTATGAAGACCAGATCAAGAAGTTCGACTG GCGAGCAGAGAATGTGGGAAAATTGCAGCAGTCGGTCGTCGACCTTAACCACTTCCAGCCACGAATCCTGCTAAGCACTGAGGAAGGAGTGGTAGCCAGTGTAAATGTTAAGACTGGTGATCTGGTATGGCGACAAGTTCTGGAGCAAAAGCCACGTGGAGCTATCAAGCTCCTACAAGTGAGCGGGTTTTCCGATGAAAGCAGCGACACTGCCGCTGCTCCAATTGGCAGCAATCTTGGCTTCGACATGCTAACAGTACAAGGACACGCGCCAGCTCTGGTGCGAGGGTGGAATAGCAACTTGGGTGCCATCGAGTGGGAATGGTCCACCATGCCCCTGAATACGGAACGCGCCCAGGAAGCGTTGTGGTTCTACAGCCATTCCGTGCTTTATCATGTAGTACCGGCTTGGCGAAGCCATCTTGAGGTCACCGCTTACTTTGCAAGCTCTGGCCATAGTACTGGTAGCAGTAGCAAAGTTATTGCATCTTGGATCACCGCAGAGTCATGCCTGCTCTGTGGCAGCTACTATGTTTGCTTAGATGGCAAGCAGCTGATCAGCATCGATCTGGCCTCGAAGAGCGGTCAGGTGATTCGTACAACGCTCGAGTCGCAGCCCCAAGGAAAACTGAAGGCCCTGGCG GGGCTCAGTGGCGTGGTTATTGTCGATGGAAAGTTAATTAGCGTGAACAAGGACCAATCTGTATGCAACAGCCTACAAAGTTCCAGCTATGCTGTAGGCAGCTTCAACTTCCGTAAAATTGTGGTTTATGCTGATCTTGCATCTAAC ATCCTCAAAATAAATGCTGTGTATCTTGACAACTGTTCGCCGGTGGTTGAGCTGGAACAGAGCTTACCTTTCCCCGAGCATTTCGGCACTCCCCAGCTCAACAGCTTCGATTGCATGCATCGTAAGAGCGGGGACGGTAAAGGATGTCTATTTCTCTTGAGCACCAGTGCCGAATCCATTGTCGCTGTGCAGCAAGGCAAGATCCGCTGGTCGCGCGAAGAATCCTTGGCTAATGTGATTGATTCTCTGTTTGTTGATCTACCTCTGGCTGATTCTGAGGGAACTTTGGAGAGAGAAATGAAGGGCAAAGCCG GAGACATTGCTAGTGCCTTCTTAAGACGTATCACCACGCAAGCCGTTCAGATCAGAAGTTTGTTCCTTCATGTTATTGGCTTGGGTCCTCCACCCACTGCTACTCAGCGAGCCGGCCTCGTTCGCGACTCCTTTGGCCTTCACAAGATGCTAGTCTTGCTCACGCAAACTGGAAAGATTTTCGGCGTGGACAACATTTCGGGAAAGCACCACTGGCAGTTGTACCTTCCAAATGTCATAGGGTTCGATAACGCCGAAAATATGCGATTGATTGTTCAGAGATCGGCGAAACATTTTCCACTGCAGCCACTTTGCACTATTTTGGCAAAGGATGTC GCTAATGGAAATGGTGTTCTGTATCGCTTCAATCCAATTACTGGACTCGCCGCAGAGGGCGGATTACTTCAACTAGATTATAAAATCAAGCAGCTTTCATTGTTGAAAGAGACCGAAAAGGACTTTGTTAGGGGTATTCTATTATTAGATGCTTCTAACGAAGTTCATGTGTATCCTCAGCATGCCACGCCTTTG GCCGACGGTCTTTACCTTTATACTGCTGATGTTAAAACCGCCGAGCTGTATggttattttgtaaaatatgcGGGAGGG AAACTGTCCAGCACACACATTTGGAACGCTCGACTGGGAGGCCACAACTCCGAGCAGCAGATTATCGGAGTAGCTGCCAAGAACCCCATTGAACACGTCCACTCACAGGGACGTGTGCTCGGTGATCGTTCTGTTTTGTACAAGTATATTAATCCCAATCTGGTTGCGTTTGTCACTCAGGCGCCGGATGCCACCCACAAAT CCGTGCTTAACTTATACCTGGTTGATGTGGTCTCCGGCTCTGTGATTTTCACCATGACGCATCGCAAGGTGCGCGCTCCACTGAGCATTGTCCACTCAGAAAATTGGCTGGCCTACTCATACTTTAATGAGAAGGTTCGACGAACTGAGATCA CGACTATTGAACTGTATGAAGGAAAAACTCAGGCCAACAGCAGCGTCTGGAGCTCTTTGCAGGCTCCGCCAATGCCCCTTGTAGAGCGCCAGTCTTATATAATCCCTACCCTCGTTGAGGTCCTGAGGGAAACGATAACAGAGCGCGGAATTACCAACAAACATGTTTTGA TTGGCACTGCCAGCGGATCTATCGTTGAAATGCCATGGCACTTGTTGGATCCTCGACGGCCAATTGCTTCCACAACGCAGGGACGCGAAGAGGGCGCGATTCCCTATATACCCGAGTTGCCTTTGCCTACCGAGAGCTATATAAACTATAACCAGACGGTAGCACGCCTGCGTAACATTTATACCGCTCCCAGTGGTCTGGAGAGTACCTGTCTAGTCGTTGCCACCGGTTTGG ATTTGTTTGTTACGCGAGTGGCGCCATCAAAGACGTTCGATTTGTTGAAGGAGGACTTCGACTATATTCTAATTTCCATTGTGCTAGTCGCGCTCAcatcgggttcgctgattgtTAAGCATTTAGCTTCGCGTAAATTGCTCAAGCAGGCGTGGAAATAG